The following is a genomic window from Prevotella sp. E13-17.
GTTCTTTGGCGGCATAACGCTGACATATCTCTACTCTTTCAAGCGTATCACCGTGTGGAGAGGACAGATGGAGGTGAGCAGCTTGTTGTGGCCATTCAGAACAAGATACTACCAAATGTCTGATTTCGATGGATGCTATTATATCACTATCACAAACGACGGACAGCTGGGCGCGCAGACTGAAGAGGCACGCTGGTTGGTGAAGAATGGAAAAGTGAGACTCAATATCGAGGAAAGAAAATATAAGAACTATGAGGCATTGAAATATGCCACGCAAACAAATTACCTGGGAAAGTTGGAAATGACCGCTTTTCAGGCCATGAAGTATGAATTTGGTAAAACGTTAAAGCTATGAAGAAAATACTATTGTTAGGCTCAGGCGAACTGGGCAAGGAGTTCGTGATTGCTGCTATGCGCGCAGGACAGTATGTGATTGCCTGCGACCGCTACGACAATGCACCGGCTATGCAGGTGGCTGACGAGCGCGAAGTGTTTAACATGCTCGACGGCGATGCATTGGAGGCTGTCGTAAAAAAGCACCAGCCCGATATTATCGTGCCAGAGATTGAGGCTATTCGTACGGAACGCCTATTCCAATTTGAAGAACAAGGCATTCAGGTAGTGCCTTCTGCTCGTGCCGTCAACTTCACGATGAACCGTCGGGCTATTCGTGATCTGGCTTCAAAAGAGCTGGGCCTGCGTACGGCAAAGTATTTCTATGCTAAGACTTTCGATGAATTTAAGAGGGCTGCCGACGAGATCGGTTTCCCATGTGTGGTTAAACCTCTCATGTCTTCGTCGGGGCATGGCCAGAGCTATGTTCACAATGACGATGAATTGGAACAGGCTTTCAAGGAGGCTATGGAGGGCTCGCGTGGTGATGTGAAGGAGGTTATCATTGAGGAGTTTATTGATTTTGACTCTGAATTCACATTGCTCACGGTTACTCAGCAGCATGGTTGGCCAACGCTGTTCTGTCCGCCAATTGGACATGTACAAAAGGCGGGTGACTATCGCGAGTCGTGGCAGCCATATAAGTTGCCTGATGAGGCACTAAAACAGG
Proteins encoded in this region:
- the purT gene encoding formate-dependent phosphoribosylglycinamide formyltransferase, with amino-acid sequence MKKILLLGSGELGKEFVIAAMRAGQYVIACDRYDNAPAMQVADEREVFNMLDGDALEAVVKKHQPDIIVPEIEAIRTERLFQFEEQGIQVVPSARAVNFTMNRRAIRDLASKELGLRTAKYFYAKTFDEFKRAADEIGFPCVVKPLMSSSGHGQSYVHNDDELEQAFKEAMEGSRGDVKEVIIEEFIDFDSEFTLLTVTQQHGWPTLFCPPIGHVQKAGDYRESWQPYKLPDEALKQAQTMADKVTKALTGAGIWGVEFFLTKQGEVIFSELSPRPHDTGMVTLGHTTNLSEFELHFRAVMGLPIAGIHLEHAGASAVILSPEKVSAPIDKSLLDYNLTDALKEDRTRIRIFGKPEAHKGRRMGVVLCYGEVGDDVNVLREKAKRLAKTVLGTDPYTKFEH